A stretch of Lactuca sativa cultivar Salinas chromosome 6, Lsat_Salinas_v11, whole genome shotgun sequence DNA encodes these proteins:
- the LOC111881440 gene encoding putative UPF0481 protein At3g02645, with protein sequence METSSRNFSNSSSFNKSNIDQEGWVKSMRKSIAEPDNEEISKFPVCIFSVPKVLLATDPDSYIPQQVALGPFHHWREEVYDMQRYKLEAARRTQKLMNTSFEEMVEEMRKQDEARIRACYHKFLDMSGEVLVWILAVDMAFLLEFLRVYSVKEQARSSVENCTSSVSHLVDTSGSSKMSQMAILRDLVMVENQIPLFLMKTMVENQIRDDENKSAAETLKSMLMGLYHEVSPFKEKQLPDIDIDDCDHLLDFLYHMTVPNNKELHIEAIEIDYEGITEDANDGDQEESFAKPSDVQHFKDFIWKIVSKSNASLLRIFKKLIFMKPVTVMMKLPLKVLSNIPMLNLIKEPVEKMIQNIRGGGEEKSKDDKDSNVPLIEEIKIPSVTQMATAGILFSPVNDGIFGISFDIKTSTLYLPVVILDVHTEVYLRNLVAYEACVAAGPLVVARYTELMNGIIDTEEDAKLLSERGIVQNHLKSDKEVADLWNGMSKSVKLTKVPKMDKVIEDVNKRYSKTWRVKLSRFMKKYVFASWKLLTLLAGMSMLFLTTIQAVCSVYSCARVFNKLPEIPEGTAE encoded by the coding sequence ATGGAAACCTCATCGCGCAACTTCTCCAATTCCTCTTCTTTCAACAAGTCCAACATCGATCAGGAAGGATGGGTTAAAAGCATGCGTAAATCCATTGCCGAACCTGATAATGAAGAAATATCTAAATTCCCTGTTTGTATATTCAGTGTCCCTAAAGTACTCCTTGCAACCGATCCTGATTCCTACATTCCACAACAAGTCGCGTTAGGTCCTTTCCACCATTGGCGAGAGGAGGTATACGACATGCAAAGGTACAAGCTTGAAGCAGCACGACGTACCCAGAAGTTAATGAATACAAGCTTCGAAGAAATGGTGGAGGAGATGAGGAAACAAGATGAGGCTCGAATCCGTGCTTGCTACCATAAGTTTCTTGATATGTCTGGAGAGGTACTGGTTTGGATTCTAGCTGTTGACATGGCGTTTTTACTGGAGTTCCTTCGCGTGTATTCCGTTAAAGAACAAGCTCGGTCATCAGTAGAAAATTGTACATCCTCAGTTTCTCATTTGGTGGATACTTCCGGGAGCTCTAAAATGTCGCAGATGGCGATTCTTCGTGATTTGGTTATGGTGGAGAACCAGATCCCATTGTTTCTGATGAAGACGATGGTGGAGAATCAGATTCGAGATGATGAAAACAAGTCTGCAGCGGAGACGTTGAAGTCCATGTTGATGGGATTGTACCATGAGGTTTCTCCATTTAAAGAAAAACAGCTTCCTGATATTGATATCGACGACTGTGATCACCTCCTCGACTTTCTTTACCACATGACTGTGCCAAACAACAAAGAACTCCATATTGAAGCCATTGAAATAGACTATGAAGGTATCACCGAGGACGCCAATGATGGTGATCAAGAAGAGTCTTTTGCAAAGCCCAGTGATGTTCAACATTTCAAGGATTTTATCTGGAAAATCGTTTCCAAATCAAATGCAAGTCTGTTGAGGATTTTCAAGAAGCTAATTTTCATGAAACCAGTCACAGTCATGATGAAACTACCATTGAAGGTGTTGTCAAACATTCCGATGCTCAACCTAATTAAAGAACCCGTAGAAAAGATGATTCAAAACATTCGTGGTGGAGGAGAGGAGAAATCAAAAGACGATAAAGATTCCAATGTTCCATTAATAGAGGAAATAAAGATCCCATCAGTCACCCAAATGGCCACAGCTGGGATCCTTTTCTCACCTGTTAACGACGGAATCTTTGGCATTAGTTTCGATATCAAAACATCTACATTATACCTCCCAGTAGTCATTCTGGACGTACACACAGAAGTTTATTTGAGAAACTTGGTAGCATACGAAGCCTGTGTTGCAGCGGGGCCATTGGTTGTCGCTCGTTACACTGAGCTAATGAACGGAATAATCGATACCGAAGAAGACGCAAAGCTTTTGAGTGAAAGAGGCATAGTTCAGAACCATTTGAAGAGTGACAAAGAGGTTGCAGATTTATGGAATGGCATGAGCAAATCTGTGAAATTAACCAAAGTTCCCAAAATGGATAAAGTGATCGAAGATGTGAACAAAAGGTATTCCAAAACATGGAGGGTGAAATTGTCGAGGTTCATGAAGAAATATGTGTTTGCATCGTGGAAGCTTCTCACTTTGTTGGCTGGTATGTCTATGTTGTTCTTGACGACTATACAAGCTGTTTGCTCTGTGTATAGTTGTGCTCGTGTGTTCAATAAGCTCCCAGAAATTCCTGAAGGAACCGCCGAGTGA